One genomic window of Ignavibacteriota bacterium includes the following:
- a CDS encoding ABC transporter permease codes for MFLILKIAWRNIWRNWRRSILTILAVIFAAFFITLMKGIQKGTFDMNIKNTLELFTGYMQIQKDGYQDNPTLNKAFSMDLEMLGTLQGNSKIKGFSPKITAFGLIGYENNSLGAAIFGIDPSRELLYSNIGSRLRKGTFLNDANINDIVIGDRMIKNLGASIGDTVVILTQAFDGSTGNQKFVISGIFKFGSNELDGMTVFMHISAANELLAMNNKINTISLFLHKIEDIPEVKKELDELMEKKAHLGLVLLPWDDILVDLKQTIDMKIISEFFYVGILVMIVGFGILNTVLMSITERFREFGVMIALGTKNYILVSAVFIETMMLTAIGLIFGFAAGYGANLYIVNNPIILPGAFTELYQELGFLPEIHSSLSSDIFIYTGIIILVVAVVVFIYPAYRLSKLTALKGIRYT; via the coding sequence ATGTTTCTAATATTGAAAATTGCATGGCGAAATATCTGGAGAAATTGGAGAAGGTCAATTTTAACTATTTTAGCAGTAATATTTGCCGCTTTTTTTATCACATTGATGAAAGGTATACAAAAAGGTACTTTTGATATGAATATCAAAAATACACTTGAATTATTCACCGGATATATGCAGATTCAGAAAGATGGTTATCAAGACAATCCTACGCTAAACAAAGCATTTTCGATGGACCTTGAAATGCTTGGTACACTCCAAGGCAATTCAAAAATTAAAGGATTTTCTCCCAAGATAACAGCATTTGGCTTAATAGGATATGAAAATAATTCACTTGGAGCCGCTATTTTCGGAATTGACCCAAGTCGCGAGCTACTTTACTCAAATATCGGCTCACGTTTGAGAAAAGGTACATTCCTTAATGATGCAAATATAAATGATATAGTAATCGGCGATAGAATGATTAAGAATCTTGGTGCTTCAATCGGTGATACTGTTGTTATTCTTACGCAGGCTTTTGATGGTTCGACAGGTAATCAGAAGTTTGTTATTTCCGGTATTTTTAAATTTGGCTCTAACGAGCTCGATGGCATGACTGTGTTTATGCATATTTCAGCTGCAAACGAACTACTAGCGATGAATAACAAAATAAATACTATATCACTATTCCTTCATAAAATTGAAGATATACCTGAAGTAAAAAAAGAACTTGATGAACTTATGGAAAAGAAAGCTCATCTTGGATTAGTCTTATTGCCATGGGACGATATACTTGTTGACCTGAAGCAAACTATTGATATGAAAATTATATCAGAGTTTTTTTACGTTGGAATACTTGTAATGATAGTCGGATTCGGGATATTAAATACCGTACTGATGTCTATTACAGAGAGATTTCGGGAATTTGGTGTAATGATAGCTCTTGGAACAAAAAATTATATTCTAGTATCAGCAGTATTTATCGAGACTATGATGCTTACGGCAATTGGTTTAATATTTGGATTTGCTGCAGGATACGGAGCGAATTTATACATAGTTAATAATCCAATCATTCTGCCCGGAGCATTTACAGAGCTTTACCAGGAATTAGGGTTTCTGCCTGAAATTCATTCATCGTTATCAAGCGATATTTTTATTTATACAGGTATAATTATATTGGTGGTTGCGGTAGTAGTTTTTATTTATCCTGCATACAGATTGAGCAAACTCACAGCTCTAAAAGGAATAAGATACACATGA
- a CDS encoding DEAD/DEAH box helicase family protein, whose product MAFLYDILLQEFGKRAIAQVTVPNHITDNLKPGFGQRPYQIEAFQRFILCDSEDFEGKPKRPFHLLYNMATGSGKTLIMAGLMLHLYQKGYRNFLFFVNSNNIIQKTKDNFLNPQASKYLFNDKIVIDGKEVLIKEIDNFEEADNQNINLKFTTIQQLHIDLNNTKENSLTYEDFKDKKLVLIADEAHHLVAGTKSGNMLGSWEDTVKKIHDSNFDNILLEFTATIDTETAELVKHYQDKVIFKYDLAEFRKDKYSKEINLIRSLYDEQERIIQALILNLYRQELATSNNINLKPVILFKAKKTIKESEQNKENFHKLIDDFSVAMVEKIQKTSTVAIVQKAFRFFETKGISANEIVKRIQSNFRFENCLSANNDAEAEQNQILLNTLEDENNPIRAVFAVQKLNEGWDVLNLFDIVRLYEGQNTGGTNNTVGKTTLSEAQLIGRGARYFPFALEQGQDKYIRKFDDDISNDLKTLEELYYHTKEDSRYISELKKALVDSGIYEDDENLVTKQLSLKLDFKQSDFYLDGHVVFNKKIPKSFDNIKSFADLGVKKANYRHTLSSGVGRMSLAMGFEMENPPAEYEIIKSKDVKLTELPKHTIRFALSQNPFFYFVSLSQYFPSVGSLSNFIDSTDFLAGLEITFSGPANRLKEINHFDYLQALNGLLQNIEADIKNNSTEYEGSDYIKEPIHKVFKDKEIKVYKDSERADGQEALVANEPWYVYNANYGTSEEKKFVELFARRFEGLNQKFENIYLFRNEREIKIFDKLGRAFEPDFLLFCKQRDGEQITFQVFIEPKGNHLLGHDKWKEDFLKEIRTEHKTIEIHTDTYLITAVPFYNYNNENEFKTTLENTLNE is encoded by the coding sequence TTTACCAAAAAGGCTATCGCAACTTTTTGTTTTTTGTAAACAGCAACAATATCATTCAGAAAACCAAAGACAATTTTCTCAATCCACAGGCTTCAAAATACTTGTTCAACGACAAAATTGTAATTGACGGAAAAGAAGTGCTAATCAAAGAGATTGACAACTTTGAAGAAGCCGACAATCAGAACATCAATTTGAAGTTTACCACCATTCAACAGCTTCATATTGACCTGAACAACACAAAAGAAAACAGCCTAACCTACGAAGATTTTAAGGACAAGAAATTGGTTTTGATTGCTGACGAAGCTCACCACTTGGTAGCAGGAACAAAATCGGGCAATATGTTAGGTAGTTGGGAAGACACCGTAAAGAAAATTCACGATTCCAATTTTGATAATATCTTGTTGGAGTTTACGGCAACTATTGACACCGAAACAGCGGAATTGGTAAAACACTATCAAGACAAGGTAATTTTCAAATACGACCTTGCCGAGTTTCGTAAAGACAAGTATTCTAAAGAAATCAACCTAATTCGTTCATTATATGACGAGCAAGAAAGAATCATTCAGGCGTTGATTTTGAATTTGTATCGTCAGGAATTGGCAACTTCAAACAATATCAATTTGAAGCCTGTAATTCTGTTTAAAGCCAAAAAGACAATCAAGGAATCAGAGCAGAACAAAGAGAACTTCCACAAACTGATTGATGATTTTTCGGTGGCAATGGTAGAGAAAATTCAAAAAACTTCTACTGTTGCAATTGTTCAAAAGGCTTTCCGATTTTTTGAAACCAAAGGCATTTCAGCCAACGAAATAGTAAAACGCATTCAATCCAATTTCAGATTTGAAAATTGCCTAAGTGCCAACAATGACGCAGAAGCCGAGCAAAACCAAATATTGCTCAATACATTAGAAGATGAAAACAACCCAATCCGTGCCGTTTTTGCCGTTCAAAAGCTGAACGAAGGTTGGGACGTTTTGAATTTATTTGACATTGTCAGATTGTATGAAGGACAAAATACAGGTGGCACTAATAATACTGTGGGCAAAACCACACTTTCAGAAGCCCAGTTAATTGGTCGTGGTGCGAGATACTTTCCTTTTGCATTAGAACAAGGACAGGACAAGTACATCCGTAAATTTGACGATGATATTTCTAATGACCTGAAAACTTTGGAAGAATTGTATTACCATACCAAAGAAGATAGTCGTTATATATCAGAGTTGAAGAAAGCACTTGTTGATTCAGGTATTTATGAAGATGACGAAAACCTTGTAACCAAACAACTGTCTTTGAAATTAGACTTTAAGCAATCTGATTTTTATCTTGACGGTCACGTTGTTTTCAACAAGAAAATTCCTAAGAGTTTTGATAACATAAAATCATTTGCTGATTTAGGAGTTAAGAAAGCCAACTACCGACACACTTTATCTTCGGGAGTTGGCAGAATGTCTTTAGCAATGGGTTTTGAGATGGAAAATCCACCTGCCGAATACGAAATAATAAAATCCAAGGACGTAAAATTGACTGAACTTCCAAAACATACCATCCGTTTTGCATTAAGCCAAAACCCGTTTTTCTATTTCGTCAGCTTGTCACAGTACTTCCCAAGCGTTGGTTCGCTTTCAAATTTCATTGACAGCACAGACTTTTTAGCAGGTTTAGAAATCACATTTAGCGGACCGGCTAACAGACTGAAAGAGATTAACCATTTCGACTACTTGCAAGCACTCAACGGACTTTTGCAAAACATTGAAGCAGACATAAAGAACAACTCGACAGAATACGAAGGTTCAGACTATATCAAAGAACCTATTCACAAAGTTTTCAAAGATAAAGAAATCAAGGTTTACAAAGACAGCGAACGAGCAGACGGACAGGAAGCATTGGTAGCCAACGAACCTTGGTATGTTTACAACGCCAACTATGGAACAAGTGAAGAAAAGAAATTTGTAGAACTGTTTGCCAGAAGATTTGAAGGACTGAATCAGAAGTTTGAAAACATTTACTTATTCCGAAATGAAAGAGAAATTAAAATCTTCGACAAACTCGGACGAGCCTTTGAACCCGACTTTTTACTTTTCTGCAAACAGCGTGACGGTGAACAAATAACTTTTCAGGTTTTCATTGAGCCGAAAGGAAATCATTTGTTAGGCCACGACAAATGGAAAGAAGACTTTTTGAAAGAAATCAGAACTGAACATAAGACTATCGAAATCCACACGGACACATATTTGATAACAGCCGTTCCGTTCTACAATTACAACAACGAAAACGAATTTAAAACGACATTAGAAAACACATTAAACGAATAG
- a CDS encoding outer membrane lipoprotein-sorting protein produces MKSILLSSIIFMSSVMAMSAADVYEILKQAENKFKGETSQGKFTMIVTTPDYTRTLKMESYNKGNDKALVIITSPAKEAGNKTLKIGKELWTYLRSTETTMKLPPSMMLQSWNGSDLTNDDLVRESSLYDDYDLKYLFDEKIGTELCWKIELKPKPDAPVVWGRIYYWVRQSDFNPALVQYYEENGELIRSMKFGEIKNIDGRMIPSKWIITNEKKKGHKTEFIYDDVKLDKAIPDRIFSFRELEK; encoded by the coding sequence ATGAAAAGTATATTATTATCGAGTATTATTTTTATGAGTTCAGTGATGGCTATGAGTGCCGCTGATGTCTATGAAATTCTCAAGCAGGCAGAGAATAAATTTAAGGGCGAGACTTCGCAGGGTAAGTTCACTATGATAGTAACAACTCCCGATTATACAAGAACTCTCAAAATGGAAAGCTATAACAAAGGTAATGATAAAGCTCTTGTCATCATTACATCACCTGCAAAAGAAGCCGGAAACAAAACTCTTAAAATTGGCAAGGAGCTTTGGACTTATTTGCGTTCAACAGAAACAACTATGAAACTGCCACCTTCGATGATGCTGCAATCATGGAATGGTTCTGACCTGACAAATGATGATTTGGTAAGAGAGTCCTCACTTTATGATGATTATGATTTAAAATACCTTTTTGATGAGAAAATCGGCACTGAGCTATGCTGGAAGATAGAACTCAAGCCAAAGCCCGATGCGCCTGTTGTTTGGGGAAGAATATATTACTGGGTCAGACAATCTGATTTTAATCCTGCTTTGGTTCAATATTATGAAGAAAACGGGGAACTTATAAGGTCAATGAAATTTGGTGAAATAAAAAATATTGACGGGAGAATGATTCCAAGTAAGTGGATTATTACAAACGAAAAGAAAAAGGGTCACAAAACTGAATTTATTTATGATGACGTAAAGCTGGACAAAGCAATTCCGGACAGAATTTTCTCATTCAGGGAACTTGAAAAATAA
- a CDS encoding class I SAM-dependent methyltransferase encodes MENENKSIHEFDINLICEYFLELERQGPGSQETTLKALSFIDNLKDDSQIADIGCGTGGQTITLAQNSKGNIGGIDLFPDFIEKLNENASNHNLQNRVKGIVGSMDKLTFNNEELDLIWSEGAIYNIGFKRGLKEWYKFLKKGGYIAITEASWFTTERPKEIEEFWMDAYPEIDTIPNKVGQLQEADFIPVATFILKENCWTDNYYVPQVKTQELFLKKYKGNKAVEDLIAIQIHEAQLYSKYKDYYGYVFYIGRKI; translated from the coding sequence ATGGAAAATGAAAACAAATCAATTCACGAATTTGACATCAATTTAATTTGTGAATATTTCCTTGAATTAGAAAGACAAGGACCCGGCAGTCAGGAAACAACTCTTAAAGCTTTAAGTTTTATAGACAATCTTAAAGATGACTCACAAATAGCAGATATTGGATGTGGGACAGGAGGTCAAACTATAACTCTTGCCCAAAACTCCAAAGGTAATATTGGTGGCATTGACCTGTTCCCAGACTTTATTGAAAAGTTGAATGAAAATGCTTCAAATCACAATTTGCAAAACAGAGTTAAAGGAATTGTGGGGTCAATGGATAAACTTACATTTAATAATGAAGAGTTAGACCTTATTTGGTCAGAAGGTGCAATTTATAACATTGGCTTTAAAAGAGGTCTAAAAGAATGGTATAAATTCTTAAAAAAAGGTGGATATATTGCCATTACTGAAGCTTCGTGGTTTACAACCGAGAGACCCAAAGAAATTGAAGAATTTTGGATGGATGCTTATCCTGAAATTGATACAATCCCAAATAAAGTGGGTCAACTTCAAGAAGCAGATTTTATTCCGGTAGCAACATTTATACTTAAAGAAAATTGCTGGACAGACAATTATTATGTTCCTCAGGTCAAAACGCAAGAGCTGTTTTTGAAAAAATATAAAGGGAATAAAGCTGTTGAGGACTTAATTGCAATTCAAATCCATGAGGCACAATTATATTCTAAGTATAAGGATTACTATGGTTATGTTTTTTACATTGGACGCAAAATATAG